In Carassius auratus strain Wakin unplaced genomic scaffold, ASM336829v1 scaf_tig00215205, whole genome shotgun sequence, the genomic stretch ttaaaaagtgCCCACCCCAGTGACATCAGTGGAAATCAATTTAATGGAACaatgtatcaaataaatataatgaatgcTTTAAACGTATACATCATTTGCATCTGTGAAAGGTAATATAACTATGATACTGTATGTCTCTTAATGAATGGAAATGTTGAGGTTTTTACTGAATAGTTCTTGTTTATTCAGGTCCAGACACATTCAGATTCTTTATATCAAAATGCACCAATGTCCTCAGATTATCAGCGGTCACCATACTGACTGTATTAAGCCTCAGTGGCAAGCTGCAAAGGAAATGGACAACGATGACATTTGTGTGCTCTGCCTCAGACactaaaaacatttgaaacactGAATACTGTGAATCACTTCACCTCAATGAAAAGCGCTTTATAAATAACTGAATTTGTAAAAGATGTGAGAGTTTACTTTAAACAAATGGAGCTGCATTACCGCAATGGTGGATCTGACGCTCTGCAGTTGGAAGTAGACTCAACCTCCTTCCTCAGGACATATTGCTCTCATATCATCCCGTTTCATTCCCAGCAACATTGCTCCATTGAACACCCCAAGATTCTGTATTGTCCTGCACAAGTACATGATGAATcaaatggttaataaaaaaacagcaagcTAATAAACTCAACAagttaataaataactttttggaGCATGTTATTGTATTAGTAACAAGCTATTTCTGTTATGTATAAAAATATCATAACTAAATATGGTGTAGTCTAAAGAATCAATTAACTCTATGTGATCTTCCAGCTAATTAATGGCCAAGACCAATAAACCCAcagtcaaaaatacaaaaaaggtcTGCaaaattcaattacattttctaAGGCAACTTGTTAGGTTTGACTATTTTAAAGACAATATTAATGGTGATAGAACTGGTTTCTTACATTTTAGAAAAGCCTTTGTATTTTAACCAGGCTTTAACTTCCTCAGGTCTAGAATTCATATCTAGAGATGGAGAACCATATTTTGCTGAAAATAAAGAGGTGCAAATTTCAACTACATAAATGAATTGTGTATCAATCTATCAACCAAAATCAATTAGCTGGTTAAATACACAGTAATACATGTCAAGACCAAACAGTGATGAAAAATAGGGTGCCATACATTGACATCGGGTTTTGTGTGTTTTCACAtagctgatgtaaaaaaaaaaaaaaaaggaaacagaataACACCATTGTTTAGTATGTCATGACTTACTGTTGGCTTTTGTCCATTGACAGGCTCTAGAACATTCTGAGGCACATATCCCTCCTCATTACGACTGTTCTTCACTTTCAACCATTGCCCGAACTTGTCGGTTACCTATTTACATAAGCATAGCAGTGTATAAGCACAAACTGTATGCATTTTCtgcatgcaggaaaaaaagaaaaccccTGCCGGGAGGGGACTGGGATGGGCCGAGCGGTAGTGCTGCCAGCCGTCATAAAATTTGGGGTAATAAGGAAAGCTCTGATCCCTGTTTGGCCATTTGGATCTGATTGggaaaacaaatacagaaaaatcaTGAACTTTTCTCCTTTGTTTACTAATCTGTAAAGAACATATTTTGTATAATAGAAGACCTTGGTATGCTCCAAGCGTCACCCAAACTTCCCCACAGTACGTCCTCATTTGGTGTGATACATTTTCCCAGGAGATGTAGAGCTTTTCCTGTGAGCAGTGGACTCAGCACTGTGGGAGGGATGTTGGGAGGATACTGACTCACCATCTGAAACATGAAGAAACATTCAGGAACTGAGTGTGATGAGGGGTGATATGGTGCATCTCCTGACCTTTAACTCTGTGATATGATGTAAAATGTCAGTAGTGCACAAGTGACTAAATCATCAAAAGTAAAGCCTTTACTCTGGACAGAATATATACTCttgaaaataaaagtacaaatagGGGGAACTTTTGGGACCTTCTTTTTTTGCAATACCATAAAATCTTGGGTTCCCCAAacaacctttcagtgaacagttcataAAATAACCAATTTTCTTAGGGTAAAGAACTCTGTAAACATCATAAGAACCTTtgtccactataaagaaccttggATGTTAGAACCtagaaagattccatggatgttaaaggtgcTTCAAGGAACCATAGACTATGATGATTTAAGGAACCTAATACAAAATTGTACATGCTTATACAACTTTCTTATTCTTTCTTATTCATTGCTATGCTTTTGTAAATAGTTAACAAGCCAGGTCCTACTGACTCATCTGAAGTTTCAGGAATATAAAAGCTTTTAACATGCAGTCTGAAAGTATGCACATCCATTTTCATTgcatgatgaaaaaacaaaatgtatgaaatgtgactgcgatacatatatatatatatatatatgtagagtcacattgaaggcatcaagggctaggAGAGTGATgtggtgctgcgccagatgagctggcctccacagtcactggacctgaacctaatcgagatggtttaggggtgagctggaccgcagacagaaggcaaaagggccaacaagtgcttaGCATCTCTGGGAActtcttcaagactgttggaagaccatttcaggtgacttcctcttgaagctcatcaagaaaatgccaagagtgtgcaaagcagtaaccaaagcaaaaggtggctactttgacacttttttgttatgtatataattccatatatatttccacatgtgttaattcatagttttgatgccttcagtgtgaatctacaattttcatagtcatgaaaataaagaaaactctttgaatgagaaggtgtgtccaaacttttggtctgtactgtataaataaataaataaatatatatacttccTCCTGTTTTATTGAAATAATGTAATACCATGGTATTCAGACATACTTTGATAAGGTTTTGCATTTggatatatatttagacattatgaaaCACTACTTCACTGTGGCTGATTTGTAATCCCCCATTCAGTTCCTACagggaaaatgttacatttttcaatctaaaatgactgaaaagagGGTGTACCAGGCATTTTTAggttatttaaaagtgtatttttctgAGTGAAATGAACTTTTCAAGTGGTCACCATAGTCTTCATAGTTGCTGTACAGAGAAAGTGGGAATTCTGGGGGAGTAGGGTTTGACTGCATGCAGCTGGTCTGTTCATGCTCCCTGGATAACCCCAACCAATCATCCTTTCCAAATGGCTcctaagaaatagaaaatatatcaCTGTCAGTACAGCACAGATAAAAATTGAGGttgtagaaaatagaaaaaaattatacagtcaCTTTACAGTTAATAATTACagattatttcaatattattatattgaatttatGATTCCAAATAATCAAGaatgtacatttaaatcattacattttagCCCATTTAAAGGATAAAAAGTTGATGCCTGATTCTCAGTACAACATCTTTGTGAGTTAGCAGCTGACCTGATGTCCATCTGTGGTTCTATAAGCAGTGGAATGGTAACCCCTCCTTGCTGCATTGCCTTTTCCAGATCATTTTCCACCTCCTGAGCCTAGCCATTGAAAACATCACAGatatctttataataataataataataacattaaaaaaaaaaaaaaaacaatcagggCACTGACAGAGGGAGTAGAATGGAAACTCCCACATCAAACCACAAGATATATTATGAAAGATTGATACTGTGCAGATGCACCACTATCTACCATTGGGCGAATCTAAAATTTTTGACTACACTGGAGAGTGTTGTTCCTCACCCCAATCTCCTCACACTGAAACAGGAAGGCCTGTGAAGCTCTCTGGCCAAAATCCTGAACTGAGATAATGAGAAGGGAGTCAAACACACAACTGTCCAGAACAGCTCTCATCGCTCGGATGCTTAAGCGCACAGACTCCAAAACCTCCAACAATTCAGGAAACAGAGGAAGAGTTTAATGTTAGTAACCATTTAAAAAGGCAAAACTATTTGCTCAGATTAAAGTATTTGAGCATAAAGTGTACACCTGACCATGGTCTCTATATCACATAGCTGTAGCTGGTTGGCGTGGACCTGCAGCATCATATCCTGACCCCACACTTTCCCTTTACTGTCCATATTCTTTAACCTGTTCACACAGTCATCAGTGCTGCTCACCTCTCTGCCATCTAACACACAGGTGAACAGGTGCTAGGGAAGAGAAAGAGAATTAGATTGTATGTTGTTTTATTATCACATATGAATCACACAGAGGCTTATGTTAAAGAGGGACATGTGAAAATCAGCCTTGCTAAGTCATCGCATTTTACAGTTCAGTTTGTGTGGAGATCTCTGCAGTGCATGTTAGATAAGCGTCGGTTGTCTGTTATTTTGTACAACACACATCAGTGAAGTGGGTGTTGGCATTAAGACTATGCATCAGTAACATGCAGTCAGCACAAATGAACATTTCTAAATTATTAGTCTATAgttaacaaacacacaaactggaTTCAATCTTACCTCTACTCTGTACTGAAAGTGGTCTTGCCTGCCGATTGATTCTGAATATCCCTTCCTTTGCACTAAAGTATCAAAGTCAAGTTTTAATTATggtacattattttaatgttatgttatttaaGTGGGTTTTGTACTTACTGTAGATGGATTTGGCACTATGAAGAGACATGCCAGATCCCTGGGAAAGCGGCTCAGATGAGAAGCCTCTATAATATAATCACAACACAAATCATCTGTATAgactatctatatatatacacacacatacacatatacatatataatagttttgtaatttaaataatataatagtaaataattaataattatcaaataataattttgatagtTAAACCTATGACCAATAACAACTGTAACTTACCCCTAAATGTAATCAGTAGCATCACTATATTTCTTATTTCGAATATTATTTATTGTCAGTTTATTCTAAACTGAActgttcttaaaaatatatcaaaaataatgTGGACATCCACTTCTGATATACTAGTTTGACTATTTCTGTAATTAACAATATCTTGATTCTAAATCATTCTGGGTGTCCAATTTAATTGGAAAAGTTTTCTGAGGAActggaaacaaaaataaaatacttgatCATCTTTATTAACCTTGCCTAACAACGTTTTGTAACGACAACCTTCCTGACAACTGTTATGACAACCGATATGAGAGAGATAGAAGGCAGGATGGTGTGCTATACTGAAACACCCTTACATGTGTTTCAGGGACAAATTCCACCCGCAGAATAAAGAGTAAAAAGGTACTGCTGACAGAGGCGAGAAAATACCTGTACCTCGACTGGAAAACTGGGACAGGGTTCCTCCCGTACATTTTGACTGTGCTTATTAACACCTATAATTATAACATTATCAGTCATAAAACCATTTGGAAAAATTAGCAGATGGACATTTGTCATGTCAGGCAAGCAGCTACATAAGTTATGAAGAAgtgtttgttcatcagttgtGGTTTCACAGCACTGAACTTTTCAAAAAGATGTTAAAGTGTTCAGTCATCAAGTATGTGCATGAAGCTAGCTGATACTTGCAATGTTACATCCTCAAAACATATAAAGCTGCTTAAAGGCAAATCTCGAAACAAGAGCTTTTTATATTCAAAAGTTGAAGTCCTTAAGAAAAGTATAATTATTAATTCACCCAGTCAATTAGTGAATACTGCCTGATTTatcaatattttcaaatttatagTGACTATTCTATATTTAATATGTcagatcattaaaatgaagtatgTAAATCGTGGCAGAATCACTGGCTTTCATTAACTAATAACAATACAACAATGTAGAAATTTATGTTCAacaattgatttgtttttttggtcTCTGAGGTCCTCAAAAAAGTGTGCAACATATAAACCAGCAAAAACTGCTGACAGCTCAAAGCTGGAACTTTCTGTATAACAACTTAACAAATTTGGCTTTGCAAGAAGAAAACATTAGCAGAAGTGGTACACCATAgaacaaaccaaaaaaagaaaagaaaaagaaaaacactaataTTACCACTCCTCTAAAAGACAACACAGATTAGAATAATTAAGATACAACCACATTTTGTATCTTACATTATTCAAACCAGCCACTGTCCTATCAATCTGTGGGTAAATCGCCAGGTATCAGTGCCTTGACCTGTgtatcagttatataaaataaggATCATTGAAACTAACCATGTTGACAGACAAATGATTGTACATTACCTTGGAGAAAATCCTAAAGAAGTCAAATGCAAATCTTGAAATCTAGGTTCAGATTGCTCTAGAATTTGGGCATATCCTCAAGTCTGTGTTCTCCATGCACTGCTGAGCACTTATATTCTGGACTTCCTGCTCTGAAAAGCTGAGGTAAAAGTCTAACTCCTTAATAATAGTAAATCAGAAGGTAATAGCAGGTAGGTTTTTCTATTTCCTCCCTCGAGTACAAAGGTATTGTCATTAATAGACAGCCATGTGACGTCTACAAGTGATGCACAATGACCCCAGTGACTGTACACCTACATCGCAGTAAACACCTTTCTATATTaccataaattaatataaaagaaaaatgagaaTACGTTTCAACcgttttaaatgttcaaaataaaaacaagtacTTGGAGCACAGTTAATAagataattaatttgtttgtagAGGCATTGTGAAAGGTATGTCTTATCTGTTAATTATAAATGATCTTACTAGTGCCACATCACAGCTCAACAGAACATTTAAACTATTAATGTCAGGACTGCAAGACGGAGAACTGGAGTTCTTCAAATCCTCACACAAAAAGGACAGAAAAGGCATTAAGTGAATAACCAAATCTTTTATTTAATACGGGTATGTACACTTTTGACGACACTGCCAGACTGGCATGTTCATGAGGAAAGGGTTCATTTAGAATGAAAACTAGACATCGACAGAGACCTATACTGAAGCCCGAGCCTGAATGTTTTTGGCCAGGACCTTCAGATCGGCAATGCACTTGGCGATGCTTTCCTTCTCCTGAAAGACACAAACAAAATTGAGATTGTAGAGatgacagtaaaaaaagaaagaaagaaaaaacaaaaacagtaataccATTATCAGAACAATTATTTTGTAGTAAAGGTCCATAAATGGGTGAAAGTTTGTCTAAATTAGGGCAACCCTGTTTTACCGTGCCAATGTTATCCATGTTACATGTACTGAagtaataacagtaaatgttGAATCATTTACAAtcaactaaccctaaaccaaaccctgtAGTATGTTATCATTAATCTGTTACTGCATAATTACACGGCTactgacactttaaaataaagtgcaacctaaaTTAGCTaaagaacaacattaatttgacaCGTTTAGACCTTGATAAGACACCAAGAATCCCTCAAAATCTTGAAGGACTGAATACAAAGACTCCATCTAGAGGCCAAGCTAAAAATGACTAATGTATAAAAACTCTGGATTCAAGTAGGATTTATATTTGGCTGCATTTGTAGTTGACCAGTGGTCAGTTACATAATCTTAGTCTCTATGTTAAGACCGTGCTGTGCCTTAAGAACTAGTCTTCCTGTGTATAATATgaatacagtgaaagtcaatggagTGACCATAATCGTGTACCTGCTGAGGAGTGATGCTCTTGATTACGCTCTGCTCGACCCAGTTCACCATGTGCTCTTGCTCCATGCGGCGGTGCAGGTTCTGAAGCTCCACCTGGTAGTCCAGCCTCTTCTTCACCTCATTGGTCACCATGTGCAGCCGCTCCCTGTAATTGGTCTCCAGCAGCATAGCCACATTGTTCTGATGGAAAATAGGAAGAGGAGCATCACAAAACTACTAAGTGCCATTCTAAaagttatttgtaaataattccaaatttaaatgcaaacacaaGTGTGGATTTGTGATGTTTATAGATAGTAAATGAAGGCAGATGATCAGTCACTGGAAAAATGTCACATTCTTTGGCTATTCTGTCCTCCTCACCCTCTTGGCATTAAAGAGCATGTGTCTTCCTTCTACTCTCCACTGCTCCTTCTTCTCATCCTCGATGCCTTGAGCTAGGCTAGCCATGGCCTGATCCTTCACTTCCTGAGCCTTTGCCACTTTATCctgcagaggaagagagagaaccAAATATTAGTCAAACAAATCCCGTAGCTACAGTCATTTGGGGTAATTGTTCACATCATCATATTTATCAGCAGATACTATTCCAGTCTCAATGCAATTTCAGTGTTTTGCCGCACAATTTCATTTGTGacatttctgttgaacacaaaacacattctGCACCTCGTTGATTTTATCAGCGAAGGTGGCCACACTGGGCCCAAACTTCTTGACGCCGTAAATGACGACTGCACCAATTGACGCAGCAGCAAATGTCTCGTGATTGATTACGTAGATTTCCTTAGACAGCATGTAGAGGAGCAGACCAGTGCCCAGCATATAAGGCCCTGCAAACAGAAGAGAACACTGTTGATACAAACAAACCTGTGTATCAACGGACTGGCTCTCGagtgaacttttttattttatttaaaagacaaaaagGAACCTGGACAACTGGGAAACACTTGGAAAGGAGGCAATAAAGCTGAGAATCGCACCTGTGACACCGGTCTTGGGGTACAGCAGAGTGAAAAGCTCCTCTGGGAAGATGCCATGACGGACCTTTCCTCCCTTCTCGGGGAGAGGGGGTACAGGTGCAAGACTCTGGGAGGACTGATGAAAGGAACGAGAGGCCTGAACCAGGCTGAGGAGGAAAAGCAGCACAGGGTAAGAGGTTTACGGATGTCATTGATTGTCATTTGTTTTGCAGTTCTCTTCAACCCCAGACTGATATACACAGCACTGACCAGAAGAATGAAAGTTTTTACATACCAAGCGCCAAAGGACCCGCTGTTTTTCAGGGTATGACCTACAATAAACAGAAAACAGAGCAGTTAGAAAAGGACTGAAAACATCTCAACGTCTTTCATTACTACTTGcaatcatgttttattaagtgcaacagtttaaaaaacaatttaaattaacttttttattatataaaaaataatttatgaaataaGATTTTGGTTCATCGtgcaaatataacaaaaaagCACGTCCTTGCATACACAAGACAAGTTACAAGCTGTCAACAATCAGGTTAGGAAATGAggcaaattaaaaacaatttcaaCATTTGCACTCCAGAATGCACTTTCAGGAAATGTTATTATAtgagaaaatattaattattacgcAGCTAATATAAATGGTTAAGCCTGAAAGGTACATTAGCTCTGAGCTAACAGCTAAACAATTCAATACAAGGACatacagaaagcacaacaactcAACGATTGTTCTCACAGAGCAACTGTTCCCTGAGCATAAATCTGTACTTCACTGTATTTAATACGACATTTGAATTATAACATACATTAATTGGAACAGATATACACGTTGTTTATCTGCAGGTTCCTGTGCGGCCATTCACACCGTGCGGCCTAATTTACCCTTCAACTGCACATTCTCTCATTAAACCGCCTATATAATCCACACGATCAACGAGAAGATTTAGGGTGCTTTTCATTAGATACATCGCCCACCTGAAACGAGCACCAGTCTCGATAACATGTTTTAACGGGTGAATATCAGGATCCCTGGACGAAAAGTCTCTGTATCGGGCTCTCTGTGCCCTTCTGGACCAAGGATGAGGAACTCTCGCCTCAGGTATCGCGAGATGTTCCAAAAACCAGCGATCTGTCACATCCGGCAAACCCTGCTGCACTATGAAAGGGAGCAAGCAGGTGGCGCCAGTTCaccataaaaacaataaaggaaACGTTTACACTTGCAAGTTGTTGCTACCATAAATATTCAAacatattaatgattataataGATATcaataagcatttaaataagtCTTAATACAGTTGGCTCTATACACTAAACATAAGCCGATTTACAGCTaagcaatatattttaaacttaatttattgTAAAGTCTGTTTCTACATTCACTTCAAACTTAAATTAACTGTTAATTTTCATTGATTTCTTCAgctcaaattaatttattttcatataaacacTAACACGAGTCCACCTTGAATTTCtgcttgcattttaaaatcttgctttgaTATAGCAGGGAATGTTTATTCTATGtcgtctttctctttctcttcagtCCCTCCCCATCCACTATTGCTACACTTAAACAATCAATATAACCACCCCTCCAGTCCTAATCTTAGGGCCCATCCATGTGTGGCACCAGTTTGAATACGCATGGCTGCTGAGATAGAGGAACTCATACAAGTTGTGAGGTTCATCTTACTTCCTGTTAAGCAAGCAAGGCAAACGAAATAGACAGCcctttgttgaatgaactagttTTCAAGTGCCATGTAAGCTTCAAAGTGTGCAGACTCGgctttcacaattattttaactCCTGGGACTCATCTCAGAACAGGTAACTACTTTCATTAAAAGCTGTAAAGAGACAAATATGCTAAAACTCATTCTAGCTGATCTGCATTTGGCTTTTATGATAGTGTAACTGATTGCAGGcttgttattcagctgcaacttGATATTTGATTCAAACATCTTGACAtttgaattaatgtatttaatgtagtatttttaactgttttattagtttatttttaattggaaaTGGTTGTAAAGTAATGTAGATGTTCAGGCAATGTGGTCCCTAAAATTGGGAGCATATTGCATATTATGTCTTGTTCATGTTAAGTCATTATTAAGATATCTGCATATATATGAAGACCGTGTGAATTTTAATGAAACAATGAtgggttcgtttttttttttttccagctgcaTGTAGCTCGAAACAATATGACaagctttgaaacaatatgacaGCAGAAGTGCATGACTGGATATACTTCAtcttacagtatgtttaattaagcatttactgttttatatatagcCACTATGAACATGATTTTATTGTAGCTCTGAAAAGAATGAGAACACACAACAAGTGCGACCAGCATAACTGtaggtttgttttagtttttttttgctcGTTATATTACAAAAGTTGTTGTTGATTATCCTCATTTTGTGTTATTTGCTTATTTTGGATGGTCTACTTCTGAGATCTAATGATATAGTGTCACTAAAAGATGGatatacaaaatgtttttcaattacagaaaattgCCACTTCAAGAACCACACATTTACATTGTAAGGTGACATTCCAGTGCCTTGAAACATCCCACTAGGTTTTCACCTTATTCAGACTGGGACAGAATGGAGGATGCTCATGACAAAAGAAGTTCACCTGCCGCAAATTATGAATATAAAGTGGAGCAGCGGGCCGTGAAGCACAGAGAAATCAGCCATCGTAATAACACAACATCATGCCGCAGTCCCACGAGAGATCTGGACACAAGGTGGATTAAAACCGAAATGCATCGCAAAAGACAGTTTGAGTTCTTCAAAAGAAGACCAGTGGACCATGGCACATACTCACTGTTATCTGCAGTGCCAAGGCACAGATACTCAAGGGAAACCCTGCATGCACCAGAGCACATGACACAAACCTTAACGCCAATCAGACAGCCCTCGATAACAAGTCGAAATATAAAGCTCCAGAGAGATGCTGTTAACTTTACAAAGCAGGTAGAGAGATTATTAAGCAGGTCTTTGTCCTGTGACTGATGAATCACCAGTTTTATGGTCTATATTccttacatattttaaattagtttattaaattcaagaaaatgttttataatctTTAATGACATCAGGGGTCACCAAAGTTTGTCCTGAAAGGCTGTTCGTtgtcctgcagtgtttagctccaacttTGCTCAATACACTTGCCTGGAGGTTTCAAGTATACCTAGCAAGACGTTAAATATCTGGTTTTGgtctgtttgattagggttggagctaaactctgcaggacaccggccctccagaaccgagtttggagacccctgctcTATGATAACACTGATCATCTATAATAACACTGAAATCAAATGTACAAATTATAAAGACAGTCTCCATGGATCCAGTGAATGATGAACATGACCTGAAATCAGACGAATGGAAAGTACCAGTACTCAAATCTGTCCGGCTTCATTGGAAATTTAAAAAGGAGCGAGGTTAGTGGATTTTCTGATGAATAACCATAACTCCAACTAGGTCATGTCGAACACTGCTTTAAATTAAGACATGAATACTTAAGATCAGATGAGTAATAGTAAGATTCAAATGCAAAAACATACTGGTGTTATGCACTGCATGATGTTGGGGAAAAactatttttcagtgttttgttaTATGTGGCAGGATGtaacaaattacaaaatatttttattttagtaatattacaattattattttgtgtttataattCATACAGTTCTGCTGAAAGACATCACTCAGCTCTCAAACACCCAGAAGACATTGCAAACAGCCAGCATTCAGACTGAGTGAGTCAAATTACATTTACTgtgtattttaaaagtaaaaacttaATCATAATGCacctattttgtaaatattaatgcAGCATTATGAATTCTCTTCCTTCAGGTCTGGATTTGTTACCGTCAAAGAAGCTGTAAGGAATAGAATgcttgtttaaaaacaaacaattactATTCTCAAATagttaaatgttcattttgtttcataatttgtttttttaggaTGTACACCAGTTGGCTGACTATTTAGAAGTATGACAGCCCataacattcatatttaaaaacaccAGTTCTTTCTGACTGTCTTTAATATGTTTCTGATATTATGAAATGTGACATCTCTATGCAGGAGGCCTTACAAAGAGAAGAGGCTCTTAAAAAGAAGCTCTCCAACCTCCAGAAAAGTGCCGTCGCATTACTGCACTCTACAGAGCTCCTGTGGAAGGTACATTAGTAAACTACTTCCTGCTGAAGCAGCATTATTCTGAGGCACACAAGCACCTGTACATTATGAAGTCGAATCTAACAAACCGACAATGAACTCCTTCATACAGACTGCCAGATGTTCTTGCTTCCTTTGAAGCGCAAGATGATCTTTGGATCATTCTGAAATCTTGGTTTTTTCTTGGTTTTCTTGGTTTGGTCACAGCAGTAACACAGAGAGAGGCTGGAGGGATGGTTTTGTGGCCGACAGCATCCGGCTCCTTATGGCttgttcagaaaagaaaaaaaaaattccaagaacGATTCCTTTTctagctcacacacacaaaatggaGAGCAGATAGGCAGGCATCAGAGAGGTGTTTGTTTGCGCTTTTGCAGTGCTTCAAACTCGTCCCTCATTCAAACTTTTCAATTT encodes the following:
- the LOC113093927 gene encoding epidermal growth factor receptor kinase substrate 8-like protein 3, producing the protein MYGRNPVPVFQSRGFSSEPLSQGSGMSLHSAKSIYMQRKGYSESIGRQDHFQYRVEHLFTCVLDGREVSSTDDCVNRLKNMDSKGKVWGQDMMLQVHANQLQLCDIETMVLESVRLSIRAMRAVLDSCVFDSLLIISVQDFGQRASQAFLFQCEEIGAQEVENDLEKAMQQGGVTIPLLIEPQMDIRSHLERMIGWGYPGSMNRPAACSQTLLPQNSHFLCTATMKTMMVSQYPPNIPPTVLSPLLTGKALHLLGKCITPNEDVLWGSLGDAWSIPRSSIIQNMFFTD
- the LOC113093924 gene encoding ATP synthase F(0) complex subunit B1, mitochondrial, producing the protein MLSRLVLVSGHTLKNSGSFGACLVQASRSFHQSSQSLAPVPPLPEKGGKVRHGIFPEELFTLLYPKTGVTGPYMLGTGLLLYMLSKEIYVINHETFAAASIGAVVIYGVKKFGPSVATFADKINEDKVAKAQEVKDQAMASLAQGIEDEKKEQWRVEGRHMLFNAKRNNVAMLLETNYRERLHMVTNEVKKRLDYQVELQNLHRRMEQEHMVNWVEQSVIKSITPQQEKESIAKCIADLKVLAKNIQARASV